From a single Microbacterium murale genomic region:
- a CDS encoding ParB/RepB/Spo0J family partition protein has translation MAKRTGLGRGIGALIPTADQAERPVDVFFPGASLRPAADMTITVPDESSTDEASTDEPDLTAVPGIHLIQIDPNQIVPNPRQPRTHFDEDDLAELVHSVREFGVLQPVIVRKNADGEYELIMGERRTRAAREAGLEAIPVIVRDTADENLLRDALLENLHRSELNPLEEASAYQQLLEDFGITQEELATRIGRSRPQISNTIRLLKLPMPVQQRVAAGVLSAGHARALLSLESPEAMQKLADKVINEDLSVRATEEAAKAVPSTGARSPKPQPGARRAYLDEVSGKLGDRLNTRVKITLGARKGQVAIEFASIQDLNRILSELGEEGYGS, from the coding sequence ATGGCAAAGCGCACCGGATTGGGCCGAGGAATCGGCGCACTCATCCCCACCGCAGACCAGGCGGAGCGTCCGGTCGACGTGTTCTTCCCCGGTGCTTCACTGCGCCCAGCAGCCGACATGACGATCACGGTGCCGGACGAGTCATCCACGGATGAGGCATCTACGGATGAGCCCGATCTCACTGCGGTGCCCGGCATCCATCTGATCCAGATCGACCCGAACCAGATCGTTCCGAACCCACGTCAGCCGCGCACGCACTTCGATGAGGATGACCTCGCGGAGCTCGTTCACAGCGTGCGCGAGTTCGGCGTACTGCAGCCGGTGATCGTCCGGAAGAACGCCGACGGCGAGTACGAACTGATCATGGGGGAGCGCCGCACGCGCGCCGCCCGTGAAGCCGGACTCGAGGCGATCCCGGTGATCGTCCGCGATACGGCCGACGAGAATCTCCTACGTGATGCGCTGCTCGAGAACCTCCACCGATCCGAGCTGAACCCACTTGAAGAGGCCTCCGCCTACCAGCAGCTGCTGGAGGACTTCGGCATCACCCAAGAGGAACTTGCGACCCGTATCGGACGCTCCCGTCCGCAGATCAGCAATACGATCAGGCTTCTCAAGCTTCCGATGCCCGTGCAGCAGCGTGTCGCGGCCGGCGTTCTCTCGGCAGGACACGCAAGGGCGCTGCTCTCCCTCGAAAGTCCTGAGGCGATGCAGAAGCTCGCCGACAAGGTCATCAACGAAGACCTCTCCGTGCGTGCGACTGAGGAGGCGGCGAAAGCAGTGCCCTCCACCGGAGCGCGGAGCCCCAAGCCGCAACCGGGAGCGCGCCGCGCCTATCTCGATGAAGTGTCGGGAAAGCTCGGTGACCGACTCAACACCCGGGTGAAGATCACTCTTGGTGCGAGAAAAGGCCAGGTCGCAATTGAATTCGCATCGATCCAGGATCTCAACCGCATCTTGTCGGAGCTGGGCGAAGAAGGATACGGCTCCTGA
- the rsmG gene encoding 16S rRNA (guanine(527)-N(7))-methyltransferase RsmG: MTSVEAEPGAAKSLFGDRIDIAREFTKALAEQGEERGLIGPLELPRLWTRHILNSAIAAPLFHGSAADIGSGAGLPGLVLAIARPDVKWTLVEPMERRVNWLNEQVTELGLDNVDVLRSRAEDVRTVEKFDFVTARAVSALRTLIPFTAPLLRDGGELALLKGMNAPAEIGAAAKQIKKYRLSDVRVEVLGEGVLDETTRVVRATVRG, translated from the coding sequence ATGACTTCTGTCGAGGCTGAGCCTGGTGCTGCGAAGTCGCTGTTCGGTGATCGAATCGACATCGCACGTGAGTTCACGAAGGCCCTTGCAGAGCAGGGAGAAGAGCGCGGACTGATCGGCCCGCTCGAGCTTCCGCGCTTGTGGACGCGTCACATTCTCAACAGTGCGATCGCGGCGCCGTTGTTCCATGGATCTGCTGCGGACATCGGATCCGGTGCAGGGCTGCCGGGACTCGTGCTCGCTATCGCGCGACCTGATGTGAAATGGACTCTGGTGGAGCCCATGGAGCGTCGTGTGAACTGGCTCAACGAGCAGGTCACCGAACTCGGACTGGACAACGTCGACGTCCTGCGTTCACGCGCTGAAGATGTACGCACGGTCGAGAAGTTCGACTTCGTCACGGCGAGAGCCGTGAGTGCGCTGCGCACACTCATTCCATTCACCGCACCGTTGCTGCGTGATGGGGGAGAACTCGCACTACTCAAAGGCATGAATGCGCCGGCGGAGATAGGTGCGGCCGCAAAGCAGATCAAGAAGTACCGACTCAGCGACGTGCGTGTCGAGGTTCTGGGCGAGGGTGTGCTGGACGAGACGACTCGCGTCGTAAGGGCTACGGTTCGGGGCTAG
- a CDS encoding ParA family protein, with product MFHVKQSEKAAPNSTFGVDTPLAREIADLSARRRVLEATTVQFDGQTRVLTVSNQKGGVGKTTTAVNVASALASFGAKVLVIDLDPQGNASTALGVPHNAETPSVYDVLIDDVPLADIIQQSPESPNLLCAPSTIHLAGAEIELVAQVAREHRLRNALSQYLIENTVDFVIIDCPPSLGLLTINAFTAASEVFIPIQCEYYALEGLSQLLGSIQMIQKHLNPELHLSTILLTMYDGRTRLAQQVADEVRTHFPDQVLNTVIPRSVRVSEAPSFGQTVIAYDGASAGAIAYREAAVEIASQKTQSKEN from the coding sequence ATGTTTCACGTGAAACAGTCTGAAAAGGCAGCACCGAACAGTACTTTCGGGGTAGATACTCCACTGGCACGAGAGATCGCAGATCTGAGCGCGCGCAGGCGTGTACTTGAGGCGACTACAGTCCAGTTCGACGGGCAGACGCGCGTACTCACGGTGTCCAACCAGAAGGGCGGCGTCGGTAAGACGACGACCGCCGTCAACGTCGCTTCCGCACTGGCGAGCTTCGGGGCGAAGGTTCTGGTCATCGACCTGGATCCGCAGGGAAATGCGTCCACCGCCCTCGGTGTCCCGCACAATGCGGAGACCCCGAGCGTCTACGACGTTCTGATCGACGATGTTCCCCTCGCCGACATCATTCAGCAGAGTCCTGAATCGCCGAACCTGCTCTGCGCGCCCAGTACGATCCATCTCGCGGGGGCGGAGATCGAGCTCGTCGCTCAAGTCGCGCGGGAGCACCGGCTGCGCAATGCGCTCAGTCAGTACCTGATCGAAAACACTGTTGACTTCGTCATCATCGACTGCCCACCGTCGTTGGGGCTCCTGACGATCAACGCGTTCACCGCAGCATCCGAGGTGTTCATCCCGATCCAGTGCGAGTACTACGCACTCGAGGGTCTGAGCCAGTTGCTCGGCAGCATCCAGATGATTCAGAAGCACCTCAATCCAGAACTTCACCTCTCGACGATCCTGCTCACCATGTATGACGGACGCACCCGTCTGGCGCAGCAGGTCGCCGACGAGGTGCGCACGCATTTCCCCGATCAGGTGCTGAACACGGTCATTCCGCGGTCTGTGCGAGTGTCGGAGGCGCCGAGTTTCGGCCAGACGGTGATCGCGTACGACGGAGCATCCGCCGGAGCGATCGCATACCGTGAAGCCGCTGTCGAAATCGCGTCGCAAAAGACGCAGAGCAAGGAGAACTGA